The Betaproteobacteria bacterium genome includes a window with the following:
- a CDS encoding branched-chain amino acid ABC transporter substrate-binding protein, whose translation MKAALLLSIAILAPMLPAAARGEDTIKIAYIEGLSGPFANVGEIGLRHFQLAAETVNARGGVLGGVKFEIVPFDHKTSPQEAQLVFKQAADQGIRYIAQGNGSSVALALTDAVAKHNERNLQKSVLYLNYAAVDPALTNDKCNFWHFRFDADGDMKMQALTNYMAQQKNIKKVYLINQDYSFGQAVTKAARAMLAAKRPDIEIVGDDLHPLGKVKDFAPYVAKIKSSGADSVITGNWGNDLALLVKAGKEAGLKADYYTYYTGAAGAVTAFGDAGAGHVKQVTTWHSNIGGKQAADHNTEYRARFPEVKDDLYYSSIRESVTALALAIEKAKSADPAKVALALENLKFEDDSGEVTIRADNHQLVQPLYISTLVKANGKDVKFDVEKTGLGFRTDARVEGKDTVMQTTCKFQKP comes from the coding sequence ATGAAGGCCGCGTTGTTGCTGTCGATCGCAATCCTGGCGCCGATGCTGCCGGCCGCCGCGCGAGGCGAGGACACCATCAAGATCGCGTACATCGAGGGCCTGAGCGGACCGTTCGCGAACGTCGGTGAAATCGGGCTGAGGCACTTCCAGCTCGCCGCGGAAACCGTCAATGCGCGCGGTGGTGTGCTCGGCGGCGTCAAATTCGAAATCGTGCCCTTCGATCACAAGACCAGCCCGCAGGAAGCCCAGTTGGTATTCAAGCAGGCGGCCGACCAGGGCATCCGCTATATCGCGCAAGGCAACGGCTCGAGTGTCGCGCTCGCGCTGACGGACGCAGTGGCCAAGCACAACGAACGCAATCTGCAGAAGAGCGTCCTGTACCTGAACTACGCGGCGGTCGATCCTGCGCTGACCAACGACAAATGCAATTTCTGGCACTTCCGCTTCGACGCCGACGGCGACATGAAGATGCAGGCGCTGACGAATTACATGGCGCAGCAGAAGAACATCAAGAAGGTCTACCTGATCAACCAGGACTATTCGTTCGGCCAGGCGGTGACCAAGGCCGCGCGGGCGATGCTCGCCGCGAAACGGCCGGACATCGAAATCGTCGGCGATGACCTGCATCCGCTGGGCAAGGTCAAGGATTTCGCGCCCTACGTCGCCAAGATCAAGTCCTCGGGTGCGGACAGTGTCATCACCGGCAACTGGGGCAACGATCTTGCGCTGCTGGTGAAGGCGGGCAAGGAAGCCGGGTTGAAGGCGGACTACTACACGTACTACACCGGCGCGGCCGGCGCCGTAACGGCTTTCGGCGACGCAGGGGCCGGCCACGTCAAGCAAGTGACCACCTGGCACTCGAACATCGGTGGAAAACAGGCTGCCGATCACAATACCGAGTACCGTGCCCGTTTCCCTGAAGTCAAGGACGATCTGTATTACTCGTCGATCCGCGAGTCGGTCACTGCGCTCGCGCTGGCGATCGAGAAAGCAAAGAGTGCCGATCCGGCGAAGGTCGCGCTGGCGCTGGAAAACCTCAAGTTCGAGGATGATTCCGGCGAGGTCACCATCCGCGCGGACAATCATCAACTGGTGCAGCCGCTCTACATTTCCACGCTGGTCAAAGCCAACGGCAAGGACGTCAAATTCGACGTCGAGAAAACCGGGCTCGGTTTTCGTACCGACGCACGTGTCGAAGGCAAGGATACCGTGATGCAGACGACCTGCAAGTTCCAAAAGCCGTGA
- a CDS encoding alpha/beta fold hydrolase → MYRVIIGVIVAVVVVYVGLCAALFFFQRSLIYFPQHRAFGSGDTTAKLLVPGAELQISVRPHAGAKALLYVGGNAEDVSANLPSLSNAFPDYALYLLHYRGYGGSSGKPSEEALTSDALALFDKVYAEHPNVVVVGRSLGSCIAIRLASSRPVSRLVLVTPYDSLQELAVQQFPYIPVRWLLLDKFESWRYAPRVSAPTVILAAEFDEVIPRSSTELLYSRFAPGVASYKVIPGVGHNSISESAAYLPSLKGIP, encoded by the coding sequence GTGGTGGTGTACGTTGGCTTGTGCGCCGCTCTCTTCTTCTTCCAGCGTTCTCTGATCTACTTCCCGCAACACAGGGCCTTCGGCTCCGGCGATACGACGGCAAAGCTTCTCGTGCCAGGCGCAGAGCTGCAAATCTCCGTCAGGCCACACGCGGGTGCGAAAGCGTTGCTGTACGTCGGCGGAAACGCCGAGGACGTCTCGGCCAATCTTCCCTCCCTCTCCAACGCGTTTCCCGACTACGCGCTGTACTTGCTTCACTATCGTGGATACGGCGGTAGTTCCGGAAAACCATCCGAGGAGGCCTTGACCTCAGATGCCCTTGCCCTGTTTGACAAGGTTTACGCAGAGCATCCAAACGTCGTCGTTGTCGGCCGCAGCTTGGGTAGCTGTATTGCAATCCGCCTCGCAAGCAGCCGACCGGTGTCGCGGCTCGTGCTCGTGACGCCGTACGACAGCCTCCAGGAGCTGGCCGTGCAGCAGTTTCCGTACATTCCAGTGCGGTGGCTGCTCTTGGACAAGTTCGAATCCTGGCGCTATGCGCCTCGCGTAAGCGCGCCCACCGTGATCCTCGCCGCCGAATTCGACGAAGTCATTCCCCGATCAAGTACAGAGCTACTCTATTCTCGCTTCGCGCCGGGCGTTGCCTCCTATAAGGTCATCCCTGGCGTTGGTCACAACTCGATATCCGAAAGTGCGGCGTATTTACCGTCGCTGAAGGGCATACCATGA
- a CDS encoding fatty-acid--CoA ligase, which produces MQGLMMDVPLLISSLIGHADRYHGDTEIVSRLVEGGIHRYTYHDAHRRARQLANALTALGVKTGDRVGTLAWNGYRHLEAFYGISGMGAVMHTINPRLFPEQIAYIANHAEDAYVLFDLTFVPLIEKLAPACKSVKGWVVMTDQAHMPQAGIANLLCYEDLLNAHSDDYKWPEFDERTASSLCYTSGTTGNPKGVLYSHRSTVIHAYAAALPDALDVSARDVLLPVVPMFHANAWALPYSCALVGAKMVLPGAQLDGKSLYELFETERVTVSAGVPTVWLALLQYMGQNKLKFSTMNRTVIGGSACPPAMIRSFQEDYGVQVLHAWGMTEMSPIGTVSTFKAKHLDLPKEQKYAIQNKQGRTVYGVDMKIVGDDGKDLPWDAKAFGNLLVRGPWISNGYFKGEGGDPMRKDEKGKDWFPTGDVATIDVDGYMQITDRSKDVIKSGGEWISSIDLENTAVAHPAVAEAAVIGIVHPKWDERPLLVVVKKKDTQVTREELLKFFEGKVAKWWMPDDVVFVEQLPHTATGKLLKTKLREDFKDYKLPTA; this is translated from the coding sequence ATGCAAGGCCTGATGATGGACGTTCCGCTGCTGATCTCGTCGTTGATCGGGCACGCGGATCGCTACCACGGTGACACCGAGATCGTGTCGCGGCTGGTGGAGGGAGGAATTCACCGGTATACCTACCACGACGCCCATCGCCGCGCCAGGCAACTGGCCAACGCGCTCACCGCGCTCGGCGTGAAGACGGGAGACCGCGTCGGTACCCTGGCATGGAACGGTTACCGGCATCTGGAAGCCTTTTACGGCATCTCAGGCATGGGGGCGGTGATGCACACCATTAACCCGCGCCTGTTTCCGGAGCAGATCGCCTACATCGCCAATCACGCCGAAGACGCTTACGTCCTGTTCGATCTGACTTTTGTACCCTTGATCGAGAAGCTTGCGCCGGCATGCAAAAGTGTAAAGGGCTGGGTCGTCATGACCGACCAAGCGCATATGCCGCAGGCCGGCATCGCCAATCTGTTGTGCTACGAGGACCTGCTCAACGCGCACTCGGATGATTACAAGTGGCCGGAATTCGACGAGCGCACCGCGTCGTCGCTGTGCTACACCTCGGGCACGACCGGCAATCCCAAGGGCGTGCTGTATTCGCACCGCTCCACCGTAATCCACGCCTATGCGGCGGCACTGCCCGATGCGCTGGACGTTTCCGCGCGCGACGTGTTGCTGCCGGTGGTGCCGATGTTCCATGCCAACGCCTGGGCCCTGCCCTACAGTTGCGCCCTGGTCGGGGCCAAGATGGTGCTGCCCGGAGCCCAACTCGACGGCAAGAGCCTGTACGAGTTGTTCGAGACGGAGCGGGTCACCGTGTCGGCCGGCGTGCCCACCGTATGGCTCGCGCTGCTGCAGTACATGGGGCAGAACAAACTCAAATTCAGCACCATGAACCGGACCGTTATCGGCGGCTCGGCGTGTCCACCCGCGATGATCCGCTCCTTCCAGGAGGACTACGGCGTGCAAGTCCTGCACGCCTGGGGCATGACCGAAATGAGCCCGATCGGCACGGTGAGCACGTTCAAAGCCAAGCACCTGGACCTGCCGAAGGAACAGAAATACGCGATCCAGAACAAGCAGGGCCGTACCGTTTACGGCGTGGATATGAAAATTGTGGGCGATGACGGCAAGGATCTGCCTTGGGATGCCAAGGCCTTCGGCAACTTGCTGGTGCGCGGCCCGTGGATCAGCAACGGATACTTCAAGGGCGAGGGCGGCGACCCGATGCGCAAAGACGAGAAAGGCAAGGACTGGTTCCCCACCGGAGACGTGGCCACCATCGACGTCGACGGTTACATGCAAATCACCGATCGCTCCAAGGACGTGATCAAGTCCGGCGGCGAGTGGATCAGCTCGATCGATCTCGAAAATACCGCCGTGGCGCATCCCGCCGTTGCCGAGGCCGCGGTGATCGGCATCGTCCATCCCAAGTGGGACGAACGCCCGCTGCTGGTGGTCGTGAAGAAAAAGGACACGCAAGTCACACGCGAAGAGCTGCTGAAATTCTTCGAAGGCAAGGTCGCAAAGTGGTGGATGCCGGACGACGTGGTATTCGTCGAGCAGCTACCGCACACCGCGACCGGCAAACTGCTCAAGACCAAGCTGCGCGAAGACTTCAAGGACTACAAGCTGCCGACCGCCTGA